In a single window of the Arthrobacter zhangbolii genome:
- a CDS encoding 50S ribosomal protein L25/general stress protein Ctc, whose protein sequence is MSEQKLAGTTRTDFGKGAARKARVAGQIPAVIYGHGADVMHILLPAKATTLAVRTSNALLEIDVDGESHLALAKDIQRDPIKQIIEHIDLLTVRKGEKVEVEVNVHVEGELAPGSAVFNQEANTVLVAADATNLPETIVVSIEGRTAGEHIYAKDLQLPSGVELLLDPETMVINISESTVQDLGESADAPAEGDVAPEVVEN, encoded by the coding sequence ATGTCTGAGCAGAAGCTCGCAGGAACCACCCGCACCGACTTCGGCAAGGGAGCGGCCCGCAAGGCCCGCGTCGCCGGCCAGATCCCCGCTGTCATCTACGGCCACGGTGCCGACGTTATGCACATCCTGCTGCCCGCCAAGGCCACCACCCTGGCAGTCCGCACCTCCAACGCCCTGCTGGAGATCGACGTCGACGGCGAGTCCCACCTGGCCCTGGCCAAGGACATCCAGCGCGATCCGATCAAGCAGATCATCGAGCACATCGACCTCCTGACCGTCCGTAAGGGCGAAAAGGTCGAGGTTGAGGTCAATGTCCACGTAGAAGGCGAACTCGCCCCGGGCTCGGCCGTCTTCAACCAGGAAGCCAACACCGTCCTGGTTGCCGCAGACGCCACCAACCTGCCGGAGACCATCGTCGTCAGCATCGAAGGCCGCACCGCCGGCGAGCACATCTACGCCAAGGACCTGCAGCTGCCCTCCGGCGTCGAGCTGCTGCTTGATCCCGAGACCATGGTCATCAACATCTCCGAGTCCACTGTTCAGGATCTGGGCGAGTCCGCTGACGCCCCGGCCGAGGGCGACGTGGCCCCGGAAGTTGTCGAGAACTAA
- a CDS encoding ribose-phosphate diphosphokinase, giving the protein MSSEITSKGEKKLVLATGRAHPELAEEIARCLDTDLLPLAAYDFANGEIYVRPNESVRGTDAFVIQAHPAPLNNWLMEQLIMIDALKRASAQRITVVSPFYPYARQDKKGRGREPISARLIADLYKTAGADRIMSVDLHTAQIQGFFDGPVDHLMAIPLLADYIRTRVDATNVTVVSPDTGRVRVAEQWAERLGGAPLAFVHKSRDLTVPNQAVSKQVVGQIEGRTCVLIDDMIDTGGTIAGAVRVLKEAGAKDVIIAATHAVLSDPAARTLAESGAREVVVTNTLPIPAAKRFEQLTVLSIAPMIARAIREVFEDGSVTSLFDGKV; this is encoded by the coding sequence ATGAGCAGCGAAATCACCTCCAAGGGTGAAAAGAAGCTCGTCCTAGCCACAGGACGGGCCCATCCAGAGCTGGCAGAGGAAATTGCACGCTGCCTGGATACGGATCTGCTGCCGCTGGCTGCGTATGACTTCGCCAACGGCGAGATCTACGTCCGGCCGAACGAGAGCGTGCGCGGTACCGACGCCTTCGTGATCCAGGCCCACCCGGCACCGCTGAACAACTGGCTGATGGAACAGCTGATCATGATCGACGCGCTCAAGCGGGCCTCGGCCCAGCGCATCACCGTGGTTTCCCCGTTCTACCCGTATGCCCGGCAGGACAAGAAGGGCCGCGGCCGCGAACCCATCTCCGCACGCCTGATCGCCGACCTGTACAAAACGGCCGGCGCGGACCGCATCATGAGCGTGGATCTGCACACCGCGCAGATCCAGGGCTTCTTCGACGGTCCGGTGGATCACCTGATGGCCATCCCGCTGCTGGCTGATTACATCCGCACCCGGGTGGATGCCACCAACGTCACCGTGGTCTCCCCGGATACCGGCCGCGTCCGCGTTGCCGAGCAGTGGGCCGAACGCCTCGGCGGTGCGCCCCTCGCGTTCGTGCACAAGAGCCGCGACCTGACTGTGCCCAACCAGGCCGTGTCCAAGCAGGTAGTGGGACAGATCGAGGGCCGTACCTGCGTGCTCATCGACGACATGATCGACACCGGCGGAACCATTGCAGGTGCCGTACGCGTGCTGAAGGAAGCCGGCGCGAAGGATGTCATCATCGCCGCCACGCACGCCGTGCTCTCCGATCCTGCCGCACGGACGCTGGCTGAGTCCGGTGCGCGGGAAGTGGTGGTTACCAATACGCTGCCCATCCCTGCTGCCAAGCGGTTCGAGCAGCTCACCGTCCTCTCCATTGCGCCGATGATTGCCCGGGCCATCCGGGAAGTCTTCGAAGACGGATCAGTGACCAGCCTCTTCGACGGCAAGGTCTAA
- a CDS encoding helix-turn-helix domain-containing protein: MGKSFGEQLRSERLDRRLTQAELGNGIYAPHEISLYETGRREPAPRAVELFAERLAAVPGRAGPWPGRLQDSPLFLALSARQCLDERDYTEALRLSGAAAGASRTIGDSAGWWAMTYLGARCLHTVHAFRDCIRETALLAYHPLAGEEQGLKAQAETLLSSAWLGLGDLGAAITHARAAVRAAHGQGLGPEVFLDASEALVCALAEAGRLDEAWEYCSTLMLPLLEGGMGRQAKGKAFWAVGNVAFRCGDPAGGLRHHRAAAGLLQPGADVELWARFNSGTAAMRLAAGIHDGETLACIEHAEAATAVVGLPVSAQLELVHSRGIWLDLNGDHTLAVGMLSDVYARREELPPQTSGEVALHLGLALARTGRPEDGSAYLADSEQRFRSVGAADRAAHVAGLAHRVSTGRIGPGLPR, encoded by the coding sequence ATGGGCAAATCATTCGGTGAACAGCTGCGCTCGGAACGCTTGGACCGGCGCCTTACACAGGCAGAACTCGGAAACGGCATCTATGCGCCGCATGAGATATCCCTCTACGAAACCGGCAGGCGGGAACCCGCGCCGCGAGCGGTCGAGCTGTTCGCCGAGCGGCTCGCTGCTGTACCGGGACGTGCCGGCCCCTGGCCGGGCCGGCTCCAGGACAGCCCGTTGTTTCTGGCTCTTTCCGCCAGGCAGTGCCTGGATGAACGCGATTACACGGAAGCCCTTCGGCTCTCCGGTGCAGCCGCGGGTGCGTCGCGGACCATCGGTGATTCAGCAGGCTGGTGGGCGATGACCTATCTGGGCGCCCGCTGCCTGCACACGGTCCATGCTTTTCGGGACTGCATCCGGGAGACGGCACTGCTGGCGTACCACCCGCTGGCCGGGGAGGAACAGGGACTGAAGGCACAGGCGGAGACGTTGCTCTCCTCGGCCTGGCTCGGGCTCGGGGACCTCGGCGCGGCCATCACCCACGCCCGCGCCGCCGTCCGGGCAGCGCACGGCCAGGGGCTGGGGCCGGAAGTGTTCCTTGACGCTTCCGAGGCCCTGGTATGTGCGCTGGCGGAAGCCGGCCGGCTGGATGAAGCCTGGGAGTACTGCAGCACCCTTATGCTGCCCCTGCTCGAGGGAGGGATGGGGCGTCAGGCCAAGGGGAAGGCGTTCTGGGCCGTCGGGAACGTGGCCTTCCGGTGCGGAGATCCTGCCGGCGGGCTCCGGCACCACCGTGCCGCGGCGGGCCTGCTCCAGCCAGGGGCCGACGTCGAACTGTGGGCACGGTTCAACAGTGGCACGGCTGCCATGCGACTGGCTGCCGGGATCCATGACGGCGAGACCCTGGCGTGCATTGAGCATGCCGAGGCGGCCACGGCCGTGGTGGGGCTGCCGGTCTCAGCGCAACTGGAACTGGTGCACAGCCGTGGCATCTGGCTGGACCTGAACGGCGACCATACGCTGGCCGTAGGGATGCTCTCCGACGTTTACGCCCGGCGGGAGGAACTCCCGCCACAGACTTCCGGCGAGGTTGCCCTTCACCTTGGACTGGCCCTGGCGCGCACCGGCCGGCCCGAAGACGGCTCGGCCTACCTGGCCGACAGTGAGCAGCGCTTCCGGTCGGTGGGAGCCGCGGACCGCGCTGCTCATGTGGCAGGTCTGGCCCACCGGGTCAGCACCGGGCGCATCGGGCCGGGCCTGCCGCGGTAG
- the rsmA gene encoding 16S rRNA (adenine(1518)-N(6)/adenine(1519)-N(6))-dimethyltransferase RsmA → MSESEPAPRSSVPALLGASDIRALAEELGVRPTKTLGQNFVIDGNTIRRIVAAADIQPGETVLEVGPGLGSLTLGLLDAAETVVAVEIDPVLAGRLPATVAERRPEAAHRLHVVLGDGMRITELPAQPTALVANLPYNVAVPVVLHLLEHFPSLQHGLVMVQDEVADRMAAKPGSKTYGVPSVKAAWYGTMRKAGVIGMNVFWPAPKIASGLVGFTRHDPPQTRASRQEVFAVIDAAFAQRRKTLRAALAGWAGSPAEAETALRTAGVDPSARGEVLDIAAFARIAEARKALLA, encoded by the coding sequence GTGAGTGAATCCGAACCTGCCCCCCGATCATCGGTCCCTGCGCTCCTTGGCGCCTCGGATATACGGGCGCTGGCAGAGGAACTTGGCGTCCGGCCAACCAAGACGCTCGGACAGAACTTTGTTATTGACGGCAATACCATCCGCCGGATTGTGGCGGCAGCGGATATCCAGCCGGGGGAGACAGTCCTTGAGGTCGGTCCCGGCCTGGGTTCGCTGACCCTCGGCCTGCTGGACGCCGCGGAAACGGTGGTGGCGGTGGAAATTGACCCCGTCCTCGCCGGCAGGCTGCCCGCTACCGTGGCTGAACGCCGCCCGGAAGCCGCGCACCGGCTCCACGTGGTCCTGGGCGACGGCATGCGGATCACCGAACTGCCTGCCCAGCCCACGGCACTGGTTGCCAATCTGCCCTACAACGTGGCGGTTCCGGTGGTGCTGCATCTGTTGGAGCACTTCCCTTCGCTGCAGCACGGCCTCGTAATGGTCCAGGATGAGGTGGCGGACCGGATGGCCGCCAAGCCGGGCTCGAAAACGTACGGTGTTCCCTCGGTCAAGGCAGCCTGGTACGGCACCATGCGCAAGGCCGGTGTGATTGGCATGAACGTTTTCTGGCCGGCTCCGAAGATCGCGTCCGGGCTGGTGGGATTCACCCGCCACGACCCGCCGCAGACCCGCGCCAGCCGGCAGGAAGTGTTCGCCGTAATCGATGCAGCGTTCGCCCAGCGCCGCAAAACGCTGCGCGCCGCTCTCGCAGGGTGGGCAGGCAGCCCGGCCGAGGCGGAGACAGCCCTCCGCACCGCCGGCGTGGATCCGAGCGCCCGCGGCGAGGTCCTGGACATCGCCGCCTTCGCCCGCATCGCCGAGGCACGAAAGGCCCTCCTTGCCTGA
- the pth gene encoding aminoacyl-tRNA hydrolase produces MSSNTWLVAGLGNPGPGYSRNRHNVGQMVLDELAARMGGRFKSHKSRAQILEGRLGIGGPRVVLAKPLTYMNLSGGPVSALSKFFDIDPEQIVAVHDEIDIPFNTIKLKRGGGEGGHNGLRDMSKALGTKDYLRVRVGVGRPPGRMDTADYVLKDFSGTEAKELPFLVGDAADAVELLLSEGLTAAQQKFHTSA; encoded by the coding sequence GTGAGCAGCAACACCTGGCTTGTAGCCGGGCTCGGGAACCCCGGGCCCGGCTACAGCCGTAACCGGCACAATGTCGGTCAGATGGTTCTGGATGAACTGGCCGCACGCATGGGTGGCAGGTTCAAATCCCACAAGTCACGTGCCCAGATTCTTGAAGGCAGGCTGGGGATCGGCGGCCCGCGGGTGGTCCTGGCCAAGCCGCTGACGTATATGAATCTCTCCGGCGGACCGGTCTCCGCCCTGTCCAAGTTCTTCGACATTGATCCGGAGCAGATTGTCGCAGTCCATGACGAGATAGACATTCCGTTCAACACCATCAAGCTCAAGCGCGGCGGCGGCGAGGGCGGACACAACGGACTGCGCGACATGAGCAAAGCCCTGGGTACCAAGGATTACCTGCGGGTCCGTGTGGGCGTCGGCCGCCCTCCGGGACGCATGGACACTGCCGACTATGTCCTCAAGGATTTCTCCGGCACGGAGGCAAAGGAACTTCCCTTCCTGGTAGGCGACGCTGCGGACGCAGTTGAGCTGCTCCTTTCCGAAGGGCTGACCGCCGCCCAGCAGAAGTTTCACACCAGCGCCTGA
- a CDS encoding 4-(cytidine 5'-diphospho)-2-C-methyl-D-erythritol kinase: MTPAPSASVRVQAPGKINVSLKVGPPRPDGYHSVASIYLAVSLFEEVTATEWDGDGVRVSLSDPDGRVPLEGIPQDADNLAARAARAVAKRAGRSPRVHLHIAKRVPVAGGMGGGSADAAAALVACNELWNAGLSRRELAELAAGLGADVPFSLMGGVAAGLGVGDRLTPVAAAAPLHWVLVPAGYGLSTPKVYAETDRLRADTAVAEPVQADPDVLAAIASGNPGELAGVLANDLQPAALELAPQLEPVLAAGTRLGALAGMVSGSGPTLAFLASDETGAAALAAALRAEGHGALAVHGPAAGAVVLPEAAPESPTYRK; this comes from the coding sequence ATGACCCCGGCCCCATCCGCTTCCGTCCGTGTGCAGGCTCCCGGGAAGATCAATGTTTCCCTCAAGGTCGGTCCGCCGAGGCCGGACGGCTACCACAGCGTCGCCAGCATCTACCTGGCCGTGTCCCTCTTTGAGGAAGTTACGGCAACGGAGTGGGACGGGGACGGGGTCCGGGTCAGCCTCAGTGACCCGGACGGCCGGGTTCCGCTCGAAGGCATCCCGCAGGACGCGGATAATCTGGCCGCCCGTGCGGCGCGTGCCGTGGCGAAGCGTGCCGGCCGCAGCCCCCGCGTCCACCTGCACATCGCCAAACGAGTGCCGGTTGCCGGCGGAATGGGCGGCGGATCGGCCGATGCCGCAGCTGCCCTCGTGGCTTGCAACGAACTGTGGAACGCCGGCCTCAGCCGCCGTGAGCTGGCTGAACTCGCAGCCGGCCTCGGAGCCGACGTACCGTTCTCCCTGATGGGCGGGGTCGCAGCAGGACTGGGCGTGGGGGACAGGCTGACTCCGGTCGCGGCGGCGGCGCCGCTGCACTGGGTCCTGGTCCCGGCCGGCTACGGTCTGTCCACCCCGAAGGTTTATGCCGAGACGGACCGCCTCCGCGCGGATACTGCCGTGGCCGAACCTGTTCAGGCGGATCCGGACGTCCTGGCGGCCATCGCCTCCGGGAACCCCGGGGAGCTGGCCGGCGTTTTAGCCAATGACCTGCAGCCGGCGGCCCTGGAGCTGGCACCGCAGCTGGAACCCGTTCTGGCGGCCGGGACCCGGCTGGGCGCCCTGGCCGGCATGGTGTCCGGCTCCGGACCCACCCTTGCGTTCCTCGCCTCCGATGAAACCGGTGCGGCAGCCCTGGCCGCCGCTCTGCGTGCCGAGGGACATGGCGCACTCGCCGTTCACGGCCCGGCCGCCGGCGCCGTCGTCCTTCCGGAGGCCGCCCCCGAATCACCGACGTACAGAAAGTAG
- a CDS encoding ABC-F family ATP-binding cassette domain-containing protein, translated as MAHLLGAENLSISFGTRTILDGVSLGLEEGDRIGMVGRNGDGKSTLMSLLAERQTPDEGRVTRRRDVTVGYLDQTDVLDGDLTVGQAIVGDAADYEWASNPRIRDVMSGLVQEVDWNSRVSSLSGGQKRRVALAKLLTGDDDVIMLDEPTNHLDVEGVAWLARHLKQRWRPTDGGLLVVTHDRWFLDEICTRTWEVHDAVVDPFDGGYAAYVLARAERDRMASVVESKRQQLVKKELAWLRRGAPARTAKPKFRIEAANNLIADVPEPRDTLSLNKMATARLGKDVLDLENVSLRFGDMDLFRNITLRLAPGERLGLVGVNGAGKTTLLRLLNGEIEPTAGRLKRGKTVQTAVLSQEVRELDEVADQRVIEVIENEKRVFNVGGRELSAGQLVEQLGFSAQRQWTPVKELSGGERRRLQLLRLLVGEPNVLMLDEPTNDLDTDTLAAVEDVLDGWPGTLVVVSHDRYLLERVTDHQMALLGDGKLRGLPGGVDQYLELREQALAANSSSSTAARGSSQAARAAAAGSSRPGAAGGTATAVAAGPEISEAEKRAAKKDLTRIERQLSKLTAQAEKINAQMSEVTQRSAGADFELLAELNTKLQAVAAEQEDLEMQWLEASELLE; from the coding sequence TTGGCACACCTGCTTGGTGCTGAGAACCTCAGCATTTCCTTTGGCACCCGCACCATCCTCGACGGCGTCTCCCTCGGCCTGGAGGAGGGCGACCGGATCGGCATGGTCGGACGCAACGGCGACGGCAAGTCCACGCTCATGAGCCTGCTGGCCGAACGCCAGACCCCGGACGAGGGCAGGGTCACCCGGCGCCGCGACGTCACCGTGGGCTACCTGGACCAGACGGACGTGCTGGACGGGGACCTGACCGTCGGGCAGGCGATCGTGGGGGACGCCGCCGACTACGAGTGGGCCTCGAACCCCCGGATCCGTGACGTGATGAGCGGGCTGGTCCAGGAAGTGGACTGGAACTCACGGGTATCCTCCCTTTCCGGCGGCCAGAAGCGCCGGGTGGCGCTGGCCAAGCTGCTTACCGGCGACGACGACGTCATCATGCTTGACGAGCCCACCAACCACCTCGATGTGGAAGGCGTGGCGTGGCTGGCCCGGCACCTGAAGCAGCGCTGGCGCCCCACCGACGGCGGGCTGCTGGTAGTCACCCACGACCGCTGGTTCCTGGACGAAATCTGCACCCGGACCTGGGAAGTCCACGACGCCGTCGTGGATCCGTTCGACGGCGGATACGCCGCCTATGTGCTGGCCCGCGCCGAACGGGACCGGATGGCCTCCGTGGTGGAGAGCAAACGCCAGCAGCTGGTGAAGAAGGAACTGGCCTGGCTGCGCCGGGGCGCGCCGGCACGGACCGCCAAACCCAAGTTCCGCATTGAAGCAGCCAACAACCTCATCGCTGACGTGCCTGAACCGCGTGACACCCTGTCCCTGAATAAAATGGCCACCGCCCGGCTGGGCAAGGACGTGCTGGACCTGGAGAACGTGTCCCTGCGGTTCGGGGACATGGACCTCTTCAGGAACATCACCCTGCGCCTGGCGCCGGGGGAGCGGCTGGGACTGGTGGGCGTGAACGGCGCAGGGAAAACCACGCTGCTGCGGCTGCTGAACGGTGAGATCGAGCCCACTGCCGGCCGGCTGAAGCGCGGCAAGACCGTCCAGACGGCCGTGCTGTCCCAGGAAGTGCGCGAGCTGGATGAGGTCGCCGACCAGCGGGTCATCGAGGTCATTGAAAACGAAAAGCGCGTCTTCAATGTCGGCGGGCGCGAGCTCTCGGCCGGACAGCTGGTGGAACAGCTCGGGTTCTCGGCACAGCGCCAATGGACGCCCGTGAAGGAGCTCTCCGGCGGTGAGCGCCGCCGGCTGCAGCTGCTGAGGCTGCTGGTGGGCGAACCGAACGTACTGATGCTGGACGAACCCACCAATGACCTGGATACCGACACCCTCGCCGCGGTTGAGGACGTGCTGGACGGCTGGCCCGGCACCCTCGTAGTCGTCTCGCATGACCGCTATCTGCTCGAACGCGTGACGGACCACCAGATGGCCCTGCTCGGCGACGGGAAGCTGCGCGGACTGCCAGGCGGCGTGGATCAGTATTTGGAACTGCGGGAGCAGGCGCTGGCAGCGAATTCATCCTCTTCGACGGCGGCCCGCGGCTCTTCCCAGGCCGCCCGGGCAGCAGCCGCCGGTTCATCCCGCCCCGGCGCTGCAGGCGGCACCGCGACGGCTGTGGCAGCCGGCCCGGAGATCTCCGAAGCCGAGAAGCGCGCAGCGAAAAAGGACCTCACCCGGATTGAGCGTCAGCTCAGCAAGCTGACGGCCCAGGCAGAGAAAATCAATGCGCAGATGAGCGAGGTGACCCAGCGTTCGGCCGGAGCCGATTTTGAACTGCTTGCCGAACTCAACACCAAGCTCCAGGCCGTGGCTGCGGAGCAGGAGGATCTGGAAATGCAGTGGCTGGAGGCTTCCGAGCTGCTGGAATAG
- a CDS encoding NUDIX hydrolase: MDTAVAAGGLPDTAPAVLRISAVLVSDDAGRILLVRKRGTSRFMQPGGKLEPGESFAAAAAREVGEELGLAVPAAGLEDLGHWYGPAANEEDTFIDAGLFGWTLPAGSPQPAAAAEIEELLWISPAAAAERTDLSPLLSEHILPRLLD; this comes from the coding sequence ATGGACACCGCCGTGGCCGCCGGGGGCCTCCCGGACACCGCTCCGGCGGTCCTGCGCATCTCGGCTGTGCTGGTGAGCGATGACGCCGGCCGCATCCTGCTGGTCCGCAAGCGCGGGACCAGCCGGTTCATGCAGCCCGGCGGCAAGCTTGAGCCCGGAGAATCGTTTGCCGCTGCCGCGGCCCGCGAGGTAGGCGAAGAGCTCGGACTGGCTGTCCCTGCCGCCGGCCTCGAGGATCTGGGGCACTGGTACGGCCCCGCCGCCAATGAAGAGGACACCTTCATTGATGCCGGCCTTTTCGGCTGGACCCTGCCCGCCGGGAGCCCGCAGCCGGCCGCTGCGGCGGAGATAGAGGAACTCCTGTGGATTTCGCCTGCAGCCGCGGCGGAGCGCACCGATTTATCGCCGCTGCTCAGCGAACATATCCTGCCGCGGCTGCTGGATTAG
- the glmU gene encoding bifunctional UDP-N-acetylglucosamine diphosphorylase/glucosamine-1-phosphate N-acetyltransferase GlmU, which translates to MTTNDVLTSGNSAEGLAAVIVLAAGAGTRMKSRTPKILHPVGGISMLGHALAAASALHPRFLAVVVRHERDIVAAHAAGHAPAAVIVDQDEVPGTGRAVQVAVSALDAVSTLEGTVVVTYGDAPLLEADTLRSLVAVHETDGNAVTVLTARLADPTGYGRVLRAEDGTVTGIVEHKDATDEQRAVDEINSGIYAFDAAVLRGALESVTTQNSQGEMYLTDVLAIARNAGGRIAAMVTEDQWQVEGANDRVQLAALNAEHNRRILEKWMRAGVTITDPATTWIDSTVTLAEDVTILPGTQLHGSTSIARDAVVGPDTTLTDVQVGEGASVVRTHGSDAVLGAGASVGPFAYLRPGTVLGVKGKIGTFVETKNANIGDGSKVPHLSYVGDATIGEQSNIGAASVFVNYDGVNKHHTTIGSHVRMGSDNMYVAPVTVGDGAYSGAGTVVRKDVPAGALAINVAPQRNLDGWVQANRAGTAAAEAAAAALSASSPTGNPTRESDHE; encoded by the coding sequence GTGACCACCAACGATGTCCTGACCAGCGGTAATTCTGCGGAGGGGCTTGCAGCGGTCATTGTTCTTGCAGCCGGCGCCGGCACCCGGATGAAGTCCCGGACCCCGAAGATCCTGCACCCCGTGGGCGGCATTTCAATGCTCGGACACGCCCTCGCCGCAGCATCGGCACTGCACCCGCGCTTCCTGGCCGTTGTGGTGCGCCACGAACGCGACATCGTGGCCGCGCATGCTGCCGGCCACGCACCGGCGGCCGTGATTGTTGACCAGGACGAGGTGCCGGGAACCGGGCGCGCCGTCCAGGTGGCTGTCTCAGCACTGGATGCCGTGAGCACACTCGAAGGCACCGTAGTGGTTACCTACGGCGACGCACCCCTGCTGGAAGCGGACACCCTGCGCAGCCTGGTCGCCGTGCATGAAACAGACGGCAACGCAGTGACGGTGCTGACCGCCCGGCTGGCCGACCCCACCGGCTACGGACGGGTGCTGCGCGCCGAAGACGGCACGGTGACCGGCATCGTCGAGCACAAGGACGCCACCGATGAACAGCGTGCGGTGGATGAGATCAACTCGGGAATCTACGCTTTCGACGCCGCCGTGCTGCGCGGCGCCCTGGAATCGGTCACCACGCAAAACTCCCAGGGCGAGATGTACCTGACCGATGTCCTGGCCATCGCCCGGAATGCCGGTGGCCGGATCGCTGCCATGGTGACGGAGGATCAGTGGCAGGTGGAAGGGGCCAATGACCGGGTCCAGCTGGCCGCCCTGAACGCAGAACATAACCGGCGAATCCTGGAAAAGTGGATGCGTGCCGGGGTTACCATCACGGACCCCGCCACCACCTGGATCGATTCGACCGTAACCCTGGCCGAAGACGTCACCATCCTTCCCGGCACGCAGCTGCACGGGAGCACCAGTATCGCCCGTGACGCCGTCGTCGGCCCGGATACCACCCTGACGGACGTCCAGGTGGGCGAAGGCGCATCAGTGGTCCGCACGCACGGCAGCGACGCGGTCCTGGGTGCCGGTGCCAGCGTTGGTCCGTTCGCCTACCTGCGTCCCGGCACCGTGCTGGGCGTGAAGGGCAAGATCGGGACCTTCGTGGAAACCAAGAACGCCAACATCGGTGACGGCTCCAAGGTTCCCCACCTTTCCTATGTGGGGGACGCCACCATCGGTGAGCAGTCCAACATCGGTGCCGCCTCCGTTTTCGTCAACTACGACGGCGTCAACAAGCACCACACAACCATCGGATCGCACGTGCGGATGGGCAGCGACAACATGTATGTGGCGCCCGTCACCGTGGGCGACGGGGCGTACAGTGGAGCCGGAACGGTGGTCCGCAAGGACGTCCCGGCCGGTGCCCTGGCCATCAATGTCGCCCCGCAGCGCAACCTGGATGGCTGGGTGCAGGCCAATCGGGCCGGCACCGCCGCCGCAGAGGCCGCCGCAGCGGCCCTTTCAGCTTCTTCCCCCACAGGTAACCCCACGCGAGAAAGCGACCACGAATGA